From the genome of Streptomyces sp. NBC_00464, one region includes:
- a CDS encoding transposase encodes MPKPYPEEFRQDVVRVARNRDSGVTIEQVGSDFGVHPMTLWKWMRRADIDKGAKPGVSSSESAELREARRRIKLLEQENEVLRRAAAYLSQANLPGKGSTRS; translated from the coding sequence GTGCCCAAGCCTTATCCGGAGGAGTTCCGTCAGGACGTCGTGCGGGTCGCGAGGAACCGCGACTCCGGCGTGACCATCGAGCAGGTGGGCTCCGATTTCGGGGTCCACCCGATGACGCTGTGGAAATGGATGCGTCGCGCGGATATCGACAAGGGCGCCAAGCCCGGGGTGAGCAGTTCCGAGAGTGCGGAACTGCGGGAAGCGCGTCGGCGGATCAAGTTGCTGGAACAGGAGAACGAGGTGCTGCGCCGGGCCGCGGCCTATCTGTCGCAGGCGAATCTGCCGGGAAAAGGATCTACCCGCTCGTGA